A section of the Salmo salar chromosome ssa05, Ssal_v3.1, whole genome shotgun sequence genome encodes:
- the zdh11 gene encoding probable palmitoyltransferase ZDHHC11 isoform X3, producing MSCFGRGLRRTAPARGSSRNELVTPSTASLSRVNGWACPPHSFQLVGWTIYSYMAVVGFGIYIPLLPSPWSHMAYSLTGIAFIVHLVTHLAAVSIDPAEAGVRAKKSYSNPLPVFDKKKQPHVIHNLHCYLCKINVDPKVKHCGVCNKCIEDFDHHCKWLNNCVGGQNYWYFFVTVLSATLGVLVLLVVILFIFIQHYMDPASLRTAQQFDSVMSNGTWLVFLSVGVMSNGTWLVFLPLVPMETSSGSLLVVAFLTVMLATGSLLLLVHLLGFHIYLLLNRMSTYDYIITRRRKQASQQDIEMGFPQSSDSNGNAGQNHLQMEPSMDCDALLSDSVSCKNQETGTISSRLSGSFCTELDNFTKSSEKENGFYYGTELPTQIIPGEVVMDDPLGWRLGGGGEGPRAGQCEGVPYTDRAHQ from the exons ATGAGCTGTTTTGGGCGGGGGCTGAGGCGGACGGCCCCTGCACGCGGCAGCAGCAGGAATGAGCTGGTGACCCCCTCGAcggcatctctctccagggttaaCGGCTGGGCCTGTCCCCCTCACTCCTTCCAGCTGGTGGGATGGACCATATACAGCTACATGGCTGTAGTTGGCTTTGGGATCTATATTCCACTACTACCTTCACCCTGGAGCCACATGGCCTACTCT CTGACTGGTATAGCCTTCATTGTGCACCTGGTCACCCATCTAGCTGCCGTGTCTATAGACCCAGCAGAGGCAGGCGTCCGTGCCAAGAAGAGCTACTCCAACCCACTGCCTGTCTTCGACAAGAAGAAACAACCTCATGTTATCCACAACCTACACTGCTACCTGTGTAAAATCAATGT ggaCCCGAAAGTGAAGCACTGTGGTGTGTGCAACAAGTGTATTGAAGACTTTGACCACCACTGTAAATGGCTGAATAACTGTGTGGGGGGTCAGAACTACTG GTACTTCTTTGTGACGGTGTTGTCTGCTACGCTGGGCGTCCTCGTGCTTCTCGTGGTCATCCTGTTCATCTTCATCCAGCATTATATGGACCCTGCCAGTCTCCGCACCGCACAACAGTTTGACA gtgtgatgagtaacgggacgtggctggtcttcctgtctgtaggTGTGATGAGTAACGGGACGTGGCTGGTCTTCCTGCCCCTGGTACCCATGGAGACAAGCTCAGGGAGTCTCCTGGTTGTAGCCTTCCTCACGGTCATGTTGGCTACTGGCTCTCTACTGCTGCTGGTTCACCTACTGGGCTTCCACATCTATCTCT TGTTAAACAGAATGAGCACGTATGACTACATTATAACAAGACGGCGTAAACAGGCCAGCCAGCAGGACATAGAGATGGGCTTTCCCCAGTCATCTGACAGCAACGGCAACGCAGGACAG AATCATCTGCAAATGGAGCCCTCCATGGATTGTGATGCGTTGTTGTCAGACAGTGTCAG CTGCAAGAATCAGGAAACAGGAACTATTTCAAGTCGACTTTCTGGATCTTTCTGTACTGAG TTGGACAACTTCACTAAATCATCAGAAAAGGAAAATGGCTTTTACTATGGCACAGAGCTACCCACCCAGATTATACCAG GTGAAGTGGTGATGGATGACCCCTTGGGCTGGAGGttgggtggaggtggagagggccCCAGAGCAGGCCAGTGTGAGGGGGTCCCCTACACTGACAGAGCTCATcagtag
- the zdh11 gene encoding Probable palmitoyltransferase ZDHHC11 (The RefSeq protein has 1 substitution compared to this genomic sequence): MSCFGRGLRRTAPARGSSRNELVTPSTASLSRVNGWACPPHSFQLVGWTIYSYMAVVGFGIYIPLLPSPWSHMAYSLTGIAFIVHLVTHLAAVSIDPAEAGVRAKKSYSNPLPVFDKKKQPHVIHNLHCYLCKINVDPKVKHCGVCNKCIKDFDHHCKWLNNCVGGQNYWYFFVTVLSATLGVLVLLVVILFIFIQHYMDPASLRTAQQFDSVMSNGTWLVFLSVGVMSNGTWLVFLPLVPMETSSGSLLVVAFLTVMLATGSLLLLVHLLGFHIYLLLNRMSTYDYIITRRRKQASQQDIEMGFPQSSDSNGNAGQNHLQMEPSMDCDALLSDSVSCKNQETGTISSRLSGSFCTELDNFTKSSEKENGFYYGTELPTQIIPGEVVMDDPLGWRLGGGGEGPRAGQCEGVPYTDRAHQ, encoded by the exons ATGAGCTGTTTTGGGCGGGGGCTGAGGCGGACGGCCCCTGCACGCGGCAGCAGCAGGAATGAGCTGGTGACCCCCTCGAcggcatctctctccagggttaaCGGCTGGGCCTGTCCCCCTCACTCCTTCCAGCTGGTGGGATGGACCATATACAGCTACATGGCTGTAGTTGGCTTTGGGATCTATATTCCACTACTACCTTCACCCTGGAGCCACATGGCCTACTCT CTGACTGGTATAGCCTTCATTGTGCACCTGGTCACCCATCTAGCTGCCGTGTCTATAGACCCAGCAGAGGCAGGCGTCCGTGCCAAGAAGAGCTACTCCAACCCACTGCCTGTCTTCGACAAGAAGAAACAACCTCATGTTATCCACAACCTACACTGCTACCTGTGTAAAATCAATGT ggaCCCGAAAGTGAAGCACTGTGGTGTGTGCAACAAGTGTATTGAAGACTTTGACCACCACTGTAAATGGCTGAATAACTGTGTGGGGGGTCAGAACTACTG GTACTTCTTTGTGACGGTGTTGTCTGCTACGCTGGGCGTCCTCGTGCTTCTCGTGGTCATCCTGTTCATCTTCATCCAGCATTATATGGACCCTGCCAGTCTCCGCACCGCACAACAGTTTGACA gtgtgatgagtaacgggacgtggctggtcttcctgtctgtaggTGTGATGAGTAACGGGACGTGGCTGGTCTTCCTGCCCCTGGTACCCATGGAGACAAGCTCAGGGAGTCTCCTGGTTGTAGCCTTCCTCACGGTCATGTTGGCTACTGGCTCTCTACTGCTGCTGGTTCACCTACTGGGCTTCCACATCTATCTCT TGTTAAACAGAATGAGCACGTATGACTACATTATAACAAGACGGCGTAAACAGGCCAGCCAGCAGGACATAGAGATGGGCTTTCCCCAGTCATCTGACAGCAACGGCAACGCAGGACAG AATCATCTGCAAATGGAGCCCTCCATGGATTGTGATGCGTTGTTGTCAGACAGTGTCAG CTGCAAGAATCAGGAAACAGGAACTATTTCAAGTCGACTTTCTGGATCTTTCTGTACTGAG TTGGACAACTTCACTAAATCATCAGAAAAGGAAAATGGCTTTTACTATGGCACAGAGCTACCCACCCAGATTATACCAG GTGAAGTGGTGATGGATGACCCCTTGGGCTGGAGGttgggtggaggtggagagggccCCAGAGCAGGCCAGTGTGAGGGGGTCCCCTACACTGACAGAGCTCATcagtag
- the zdh11 gene encoding probable palmitoyltransferase ZDHHC11 isoform X1, with the protein MDLTVLFVIERHPTNMSCFGRGLRRTAPARGSSRNELVTPSTASLSRVNGWACPPHSFQLVGWTIYSYMAVVGFGIYIPLLPSPWSHMAYSLTGIAFIVHLVTHLAAVSIDPAEAGVRAKKSYSNPLPVFDKKKQPHVIHNLHCYLCKINVDPKVKHCGVCNKCIEDFDHHCKWLNNCVGGQNYWYFFVTVLSATLGVLVLLVVILFIFIQHYMDPASLRTAQQFDSVMSNGTWLVFLSVGVMSNGTWLVFLPLVPMETSSGSLLVVAFLTVMLATGSLLLLVHLLGFHIYLLLNRMSTYDYIITRRRKQASQQDIEMGFPQSSDSNGNAGQNHLQMEPSMDCDALLSDSVSCKNQETGTISSRLSGSFCTELDNFTKSSEKENGFYYGTELPTQIIPGEVVMDDPLGWRLGGGGEGPRAGQCEGVPYTDRAHQ; encoded by the exons ATGGATCTTAC TGTGCTTTTCGTTATTGAACGCCATCCGACAAAC ATGAGCTGTTTTGGGCGGGGGCTGAGGCGGACGGCCCCTGCACGCGGCAGCAGCAGGAATGAGCTGGTGACCCCCTCGAcggcatctctctccagggttaaCGGCTGGGCCTGTCCCCCTCACTCCTTCCAGCTGGTGGGATGGACCATATACAGCTACATGGCTGTAGTTGGCTTTGGGATCTATATTCCACTACTACCTTCACCCTGGAGCCACATGGCCTACTCT CTGACTGGTATAGCCTTCATTGTGCACCTGGTCACCCATCTAGCTGCCGTGTCTATAGACCCAGCAGAGGCAGGCGTCCGTGCCAAGAAGAGCTACTCCAACCCACTGCCTGTCTTCGACAAGAAGAAACAACCTCATGTTATCCACAACCTACACTGCTACCTGTGTAAAATCAATGT ggaCCCGAAAGTGAAGCACTGTGGTGTGTGCAACAAGTGTATTGAAGACTTTGACCACCACTGTAAATGGCTGAATAACTGTGTGGGGGGTCAGAACTACTG GTACTTCTTTGTGACGGTGTTGTCTGCTACGCTGGGCGTCCTCGTGCTTCTCGTGGTCATCCTGTTCATCTTCATCCAGCATTATATGGACCCTGCCAGTCTCCGCACCGCACAACAGTTTGACA gtgtgatgagtaacgggacgtggctggtcttcctgtctgtaggTGTGATGAGTAACGGGACGTGGCTGGTCTTCCTGCCCCTGGTACCCATGGAGACAAGCTCAGGGAGTCTCCTGGTTGTAGCCTTCCTCACGGTCATGTTGGCTACTGGCTCTCTACTGCTGCTGGTTCACCTACTGGGCTTCCACATCTATCTCT TGTTAAACAGAATGAGCACGTATGACTACATTATAACAAGACGGCGTAAACAGGCCAGCCAGCAGGACATAGAGATGGGCTTTCCCCAGTCATCTGACAGCAACGGCAACGCAGGACAG AATCATCTGCAAATGGAGCCCTCCATGGATTGTGATGCGTTGTTGTCAGACAGTGTCAG CTGCAAGAATCAGGAAACAGGAACTATTTCAAGTCGACTTTCTGGATCTTTCTGTACTGAG TTGGACAACTTCACTAAATCATCAGAAAAGGAAAATGGCTTTTACTATGGCACAGAGCTACCCACCCAGATTATACCAG GTGAAGTGGTGATGGATGACCCCTTGGGCTGGAGGttgggtggaggtggagagggccCCAGAGCAGGCCAGTGTGAGGGGGTCCCCTACACTGACAGAGCTCATcagtag
- the zdh11 gene encoding probable palmitoyltransferase ZDHHC11 isoform X2, with protein MDLTVLFVIERHPTNMSCFGRGLRRTAPARGSSRNELVTPSTASLSRVNGWACPPHSFQLVGWTIYSYMAVVGFGIYIPLLPSPWSHMAYSLTGIAFIVHLVTHLAAVSIDPAEAGVRAKKSYSNPLPVFDKKKQPHVIHNLHCYLCKINVDPKVKHCGVCNKCIEDFDHHCKWLNNCVGGQNYWYFFVTVLSATLGVLVLLVVILFIFIQHYMDPASLRTAQQFDSVMSNGTWLVFLPLVPMETSSGSLLVVAFLTVMLATGSLLLLVHLLGFHIYLLLNRMSTYDYIITRRRKQASQQDIEMGFPQSSDSNGNAGQNHLQMEPSMDCDALLSDSVSCKNQETGTISSRLSGSFCTELDNFTKSSEKENGFYYGTELPTQIIPGEVVMDDPLGWRLGGGGEGPRAGQCEGVPYTDRAHQ; from the exons ATGGATCTTAC TGTGCTTTTCGTTATTGAACGCCATCCGACAAAC ATGAGCTGTTTTGGGCGGGGGCTGAGGCGGACGGCCCCTGCACGCGGCAGCAGCAGGAATGAGCTGGTGACCCCCTCGAcggcatctctctccagggttaaCGGCTGGGCCTGTCCCCCTCACTCCTTCCAGCTGGTGGGATGGACCATATACAGCTACATGGCTGTAGTTGGCTTTGGGATCTATATTCCACTACTACCTTCACCCTGGAGCCACATGGCCTACTCT CTGACTGGTATAGCCTTCATTGTGCACCTGGTCACCCATCTAGCTGCCGTGTCTATAGACCCAGCAGAGGCAGGCGTCCGTGCCAAGAAGAGCTACTCCAACCCACTGCCTGTCTTCGACAAGAAGAAACAACCTCATGTTATCCACAACCTACACTGCTACCTGTGTAAAATCAATGT ggaCCCGAAAGTGAAGCACTGTGGTGTGTGCAACAAGTGTATTGAAGACTTTGACCACCACTGTAAATGGCTGAATAACTGTGTGGGGGGTCAGAACTACTG GTACTTCTTTGTGACGGTGTTGTCTGCTACGCTGGGCGTCCTCGTGCTTCTCGTGGTCATCCTGTTCATCTTCATCCAGCATTATATGGACCCTGCCAGTCTCCGCACCGCACAACAGTTTGACA gTGTGATGAGTAACGGGACGTGGCTGGTCTTCCTGCCCCTGGTACCCATGGAGACAAGCTCAGGGAGTCTCCTGGTTGTAGCCTTCCTCACGGTCATGTTGGCTACTGGCTCTCTACTGCTGCTGGTTCACCTACTGGGCTTCCACATCTATCTCT TGTTAAACAGAATGAGCACGTATGACTACATTATAACAAGACGGCGTAAACAGGCCAGCCAGCAGGACATAGAGATGGGCTTTCCCCAGTCATCTGACAGCAACGGCAACGCAGGACAG AATCATCTGCAAATGGAGCCCTCCATGGATTGTGATGCGTTGTTGTCAGACAGTGTCAG CTGCAAGAATCAGGAAACAGGAACTATTTCAAGTCGACTTTCTGGATCTTTCTGTACTGAG TTGGACAACTTCACTAAATCATCAGAAAAGGAAAATGGCTTTTACTATGGCACAGAGCTACCCACCCAGATTATACCAG GTGAAGTGGTGATGGATGACCCCTTGGGCTGGAGGttgggtggaggtggagagggccCCAGAGCAGGCCAGTGTGAGGGGGTCCCCTACACTGACAGAGCTCATcagtag